TGTTTCAATCTCGCAACCCTGCTGCCGCGCTCAAGCTTGGTCAGGCCCGTGGGGTGGCCATCGCGGCCTGCGCTCAAGGAAAGGTTCCGGTATTCAGTTACGAGCCGACCATGGTCAAGAAGAGCATCGTCGGAGTGGGGCGAGCGGAAAAGTCCCAGGTCGCGTTCATGGTTGCGCGTCTACTGGAAGTGGGCAAACCGGATTGGGCCGAGGACGCCAGCGACGCCCTGGCCGTGGCGATCTGCCATGTGAATCAACAACGCTTTGTGCGATTGACCGAGGGGAATCGAGTTCATGGCTGAACCTCAAGCCCGGCATGCGTCCCTTCTTTTCACCCGGTCGAGGTGTTTGTGATCGGCTACCTGCAAGGCCGGGTTTTGCAAAAAATCCCCAAGGGCTGCATTCTGCTCACCTCCGGGGGGGTCGGCTATGTCCTTGTTTTGCCGGTGCGCGAAATGCAAAATCTGCCCGCCTGC
This Desulfonatronum thioautotrophicum DNA region includes the following protein-coding sequences:
- the ruvC gene encoding crossover junction endodeoxyribonuclease RuvC, translated to MLIVLGIDPGSRVTGFGVIREISGRLSLVDAGTIRTTTDAGMDVRLGQIFFRLTEIISQYQPANSAIENVFQSRNPAAALKLGQARGVAIAACAQGKVPVFSYEPTMVKKSIVGVGRAEKSQVAFMVARLLEVGKPDWAEDASDALAVAICHVNQQRFVRLTEGNRVHG